Proteins from a genomic interval of Gossypium hirsutum isolate 1008001.06 chromosome A09, Gossypium_hirsutum_v2.1, whole genome shotgun sequence:
- the LOC107892367 gene encoding uncharacterized protein isoform X2, whose translation MVFAITEQPYSEVERAINSTYFLAKKKIYFSPKFEKMAEPPASQPQTATTEAAKTKITDLDEDSLALCATYLSLQDLSNLAMTSKFLKKIAYSDSIWLHRFSLRWPLEMLSSSSSGVRQAYLDWRTALHQFKFSDPFVLDLYTEARHFDNILLDKNDIIFSQGSIIRMMKTDSFLSGGSLVRMSDHNARITCMRLFPLNETSLVRSEIQREENVLVTSSCDHSIRLWWKGACHRCFRGHNGAVSTLSDKLLGAGGVKVFASGGEDGTVRLWSLSSSGKRGQQALKATLYGHQKPVSLMSVAGHKPSLLVTMSRDSKVRVWDTNTSSAVRSSCCVGMTSLPGAPVDMKCDEALLYIAAGSSVVVVDLRTMRKVNTVAICQPKLYSFAIMPSKSLICTGGFGKALLWDIRRSQEASKPKAVTELDGHIGSVTLLHMDPYKIVTGGLGDNLVNAWEIDTGKQTNSLLCNRPELGNTNIGCSAMAVNACRIATTSYGESQGLVSFRDFSGAVRPTSSKCNDDEQEADVWKFWGTQTYSDSDGSNE comes from the exons ATGGTTTTTGCCATTACAGAACAACCTTACTCTGAAGTTGAAAGGGCCATAAATTCTACTTATTTTCtggccaaaaaaaaaatctacttttCTCCAAAATTCGAAAAAATGGCGGAGCCACCAGCTTCACAGCCGCAAACGGCAACGACAGAGGCGGCGAAAACAAAAATCACCGATTTGGACGAAGATTCATTGGCTCTTTGCGCCACCTACCTCAGCCTACAGGACCTTTCAAACCTCGCCATGACCTCCAAATTTCTCAAGAAAATCGCTTACTCCGACTCCATCTGGCTCCACCGcttcag CCTGCGTTGGCCGCTAGAAATGCTATCCAGCTCTTCATCAGGAGTGAGGCAGGCGTATTTGGATTGGCGTACGGCGTTGCATCAGTTTAAATTTTCTGATCCTTTCGTCCTCGATTTATATACTGAAGCAAGGCATTTTGATAATATACTTCTTGATAAGAATGATATTATCTTTTCTCAA GGTTCTATCATAAGAATGATGAAAACCGACAGCTTCTTGAGCGGTGGCTCGCTTGTTAGGATGAGTGATCATAATGCAAGAATTACATGCATGAG ATTGTTTCCACTTAATGAAACTTCTTTAGTTCGAAGTGAGATACAAAGAGAAGAAAACGTTCTGGTAACCTCAAGCTGTGACCACTCAATTCGTCTATGGTGGAAG GGTGCTTGTCATCGGTGCTTTAGAGGTCATAATGGTGCTGTTTCCACCTTGTCAGATAAATTATTAGGTGCTGGGGGTGTCAAAGTGTTCGCAAGTGGTGGGGAAGATGGCACTGTTCGCCTCTGGTCCCTTAGCTCTAGTGGAAAACGTGGCCAACAAGCTTTAAAGGCTACACTTTATGGGCATCAGAAACCTGTTTCATTGATGTCAGTTGCAGG GCACAAACCTTCCCTTTTGGTGACTATGTCAAGGGATTCTAAG GTGAGAGTTTGGGATACAAATACATCATCAGCTGTTCGTTCTTCTTGTTGCGTGGGAATGACTTCCTTGCCGGGTGCACCTGTGGACATGAAATGCGATGAAGCATTGCTCTACATTGCAGCTGGTTCCTCTGTTGTGGTAGTTGATTTGAGGACAATGCGAAAGGTTAACACTGTAGCAATATGCCAACCAAAACTGTACTCTTTTGCAATTATGccctccaaatctttaatttgTACCGGTGGATTTGGCAA AGCATTGCTTTGGGATATCAGAAGAAGCCAAGAGGCATCAAAACCGAAAGCGGTTACAGAGTTGGATGGTCACATAGGTTCAGTGACACTATTACATATGGATCCATATAAAATAGTTACTGGAGGGCTGGGAGATAACTTAGTTAATGCTTGGGAGATTGACACTGGCAAACAAACAAACTCTTTGCTTTGTAATCGTCCGGAGCTCGGAAATACCAATATCGGATGTTCGGCCATGGCTGTGAATGCGTGCAGAATCGCTACCACTAGTTATGGTGAAAGTCAGGGACTTGTCAGTTTCCGGGATTTCTCTGGTGCAGTTCGTCCGACTTCTTCAAAATGCAATGATGATGAGCAAGAAGCGGATGTTTGGAAATTTTGGGGTACACAAACATATAGTGATTCAGATGGATCTAATGAATGA
- the LOC107892365 gene encoding V-type proton ATPase subunit d2 produces the protein MYGFEAMTFNIHGGYLEAIVRGHRAGLLTAADYNNLCQCETLDDIKMHLSATEYGPYLQNEPSPLHTTTIVEKCTLKLVDEYKHMLCQATEPLSTFLEYITYGHMIDNVVLIVTGTLHERDVQELLEKCHPLGMFDSIATLAVAQNMRELYRLVLVDTPLAPYFSECITSEDLDDMNIEIMRNTLYKAYLEDFYKFCQKLGGATAEIMSDLLAFEADRRAVNITINSIGTELTRDDRRKLYSNFGLLYPYGHEELAVCEDIDQVRGAMEKYPPYQSIFSKLSYGESQMLDKAFYEEEVKRLCLAFEQQFHYGVFFAYMRLREQEIRNLMWISECVAQNQKSRVHDSVVFIF, from the exons ATGTACGGATTCGAAGCTATGACGTTCAACATCCACGGCGGTTACCTAGAAGCGATCGTGAGAGGTCACCGGGCCGGTCTCTTAACCGCCGCCGATTACAACAATCTCTGCCAATGCGAGACCCTTGACGATATCAAGATGCACCTCTCCGCCACCGAATACGGTCCTTACCTCCAAAATG AACCTTCACCATTGCATACGACTACTATTGTGGAGAAATGCACTCTTAAACTCGTTGATGAGTATAAGCATATGCTATGCCAGGCTACCGAGCCATTGTCCACCTTCTTAGAGTATATCAC ATATGGTCACATGATAGACAATGTTGTCTTGATTGTTACTGGAACCTTGCATGAGAGAGATGTTCAAGAGCTTTTGGAGAAATGCCATCCTTTGGGCATGTTTGATAG CATTGCAACCCTGGCAGTTGCTCAGAACATGCGTGAACTCTATAGGTTGGTTCTCGTTGACACTCCACTGGCTCCATACTTTTCTGAATGTATTACATCTGAG GACCTTGATGACATGAACATTGAAATTATGAGGAACACTCTCTACAAAGCATACCTTGAAGATTTTTACAAGTTTTGTCAG AAACTAGGCGGTGCAACTGCAGAGATAATGTCTGACCTCTTAGCCTTTGAAGCTGATAGGAGAGCTGTCAATATTACAATTAACAG CATTGGAACTGAACTTACTCGTGATGATCGTAGGAAATTATACTCTAATTTCGGTCTGCT TTATCCTTATGGTCACGAGGAACTTGCTGTCTGTGAAGATATTGACCAG GTTCGTGGTGCAATGGAAAAATATCCTCCCTATCAATCGATTTTCTCTAAATTATCATATGGAGAAAGTCAAATGCTTGACAAAGCATTTTACGAGGAGGAAGTGAAAAGGCTTTGCTTAGCTTTCGAGCAACAG TTCCATTACGGTGTTTTCTTTGCATACATGAGATTAAGGGAGCAGGAGATAAGGAACCTGATGTGGATCTCTGAATGTGTGGCTCAAAACCAAAAGTCTAGGGTTCATGACAGTGtggtctttatattttaa
- the LOC107892367 gene encoding uncharacterized WD repeat-containing protein alr3466 isoform X1, translating into MKKQPYSEVERAINSTYFLAKKKIYFSPKFEKMAEPPASQPQTATTEAAKTKITDLDEDSLALCATYLSLQDLSNLAMTSKFLKKIAYSDSIWLHRFSLRWPLEMLSSSSSGVRQAYLDWRTALHQFKFSDPFVLDLYTEARHFDNILLDKNDIIFSQGSIIRMMKTDSFLSGGSLVRMSDHNARITCMRLFPLNETSLVRSEIQREENVLVTSSCDHSIRLWWKGACHRCFRGHNGAVSTLSDKLLGAGGVKVFASGGEDGTVRLWSLSSSGKRGQQALKATLYGHQKPVSLMSVAGHKPSLLVTMSRDSKVRVWDTNTSSAVRSSCCVGMTSLPGAPVDMKCDEALLYIAAGSSVVVVDLRTMRKVNTVAICQPKLYSFAIMPSKSLICTGGFGKALLWDIRRSQEASKPKAVTELDGHIGSVTLLHMDPYKIVTGGLGDNLVNAWEIDTGKQTNSLLCNRPELGNTNIGCSAMAVNACRIATTSYGESQGLVSFRDFSGAVRPTSSKCNDDEQEADVWKFWGTQTYSDSDGSNE; encoded by the exons ATGAAAA AACAACCTTACTCTGAAGTTGAAAGGGCCATAAATTCTACTTATTTTCtggccaaaaaaaaaatctacttttCTCCAAAATTCGAAAAAATGGCGGAGCCACCAGCTTCACAGCCGCAAACGGCAACGACAGAGGCGGCGAAAACAAAAATCACCGATTTGGACGAAGATTCATTGGCTCTTTGCGCCACCTACCTCAGCCTACAGGACCTTTCAAACCTCGCCATGACCTCCAAATTTCTCAAGAAAATCGCTTACTCCGACTCCATCTGGCTCCACCGcttcag CCTGCGTTGGCCGCTAGAAATGCTATCCAGCTCTTCATCAGGAGTGAGGCAGGCGTATTTGGATTGGCGTACGGCGTTGCATCAGTTTAAATTTTCTGATCCTTTCGTCCTCGATTTATATACTGAAGCAAGGCATTTTGATAATATACTTCTTGATAAGAATGATATTATCTTTTCTCAA GGTTCTATCATAAGAATGATGAAAACCGACAGCTTCTTGAGCGGTGGCTCGCTTGTTAGGATGAGTGATCATAATGCAAGAATTACATGCATGAG ATTGTTTCCACTTAATGAAACTTCTTTAGTTCGAAGTGAGATACAAAGAGAAGAAAACGTTCTGGTAACCTCAAGCTGTGACCACTCAATTCGTCTATGGTGGAAG GGTGCTTGTCATCGGTGCTTTAGAGGTCATAATGGTGCTGTTTCCACCTTGTCAGATAAATTATTAGGTGCTGGGGGTGTCAAAGTGTTCGCAAGTGGTGGGGAAGATGGCACTGTTCGCCTCTGGTCCCTTAGCTCTAGTGGAAAACGTGGCCAACAAGCTTTAAAGGCTACACTTTATGGGCATCAGAAACCTGTTTCATTGATGTCAGTTGCAGG GCACAAACCTTCCCTTTTGGTGACTATGTCAAGGGATTCTAAG GTGAGAGTTTGGGATACAAATACATCATCAGCTGTTCGTTCTTCTTGTTGCGTGGGAATGACTTCCTTGCCGGGTGCACCTGTGGACATGAAATGCGATGAAGCATTGCTCTACATTGCAGCTGGTTCCTCTGTTGTGGTAGTTGATTTGAGGACAATGCGAAAGGTTAACACTGTAGCAATATGCCAACCAAAACTGTACTCTTTTGCAATTATGccctccaaatctttaatttgTACCGGTGGATTTGGCAA AGCATTGCTTTGGGATATCAGAAGAAGCCAAGAGGCATCAAAACCGAAAGCGGTTACAGAGTTGGATGGTCACATAGGTTCAGTGACACTATTACATATGGATCCATATAAAATAGTTACTGGAGGGCTGGGAGATAACTTAGTTAATGCTTGGGAGATTGACACTGGCAAACAAACAAACTCTTTGCTTTGTAATCGTCCGGAGCTCGGAAATACCAATATCGGATGTTCGGCCATGGCTGTGAATGCGTGCAGAATCGCTACCACTAGTTATGGTGAAAGTCAGGGACTTGTCAGTTTCCGGGATTTCTCTGGTGCAGTTCGTCCGACTTCTTCAAAATGCAATGATGATGAGCAAGAAGCGGATGTTTGGAAATTTTGGGGTACACAAACATATAGTGATTCAGATGGATCTAATGAATGA